Part of the Lujinxingia vulgaris genome is shown below.
TGGGCGATCAGGTCGACCCTGAGGCCTACAACAACCAGCTCGCCGAACTTCTCCCGCGCCCGCTTCGCGGGCTTAAAAGGCTGGCGGAGCGCGACGACCCGGATGCCCCGGTCAAGATCACGCGCCTTGGCCCCACCCGTCGCCAGCACCCGATCTTTCGCGTCTTCAGCCTCCCCGGCGGCTCCACCATGCAGTCGGTGCAGGTCTTCAGTTACATGCTCCTCGACCCGGCCCCGGGCGACCGCCAGACCACCCTGGCGCTCTCCTACCAGGACGACGCCCCCGCCCTGCTCGAGCGCCAGGTCGGCCAGGGGCGCGTGCTCCTCTGGACCACCACCCTGGACCGCGACTGGACCGACTTCCCGGTTCGCACCGCTTACCTCCCGATGATGCGCCGCGCGCTCACCCACCTTGCGCGCCGCGCCGGCTCCGCCGGCGACACGCAACGCGTCGTCGGCACCGACGTCGAGATCGAGGTCGGCGATCTGGTCAACGAACGCGCGATCATCTCCGGGCCCGACGCCAGCCGCCAGGTCGTCGAGCCGGTCGATGGCATCATTGCCCTGAGCGTCGAGACGCCCGGCCCGCACCTCTTTTTCGCCGACGAGGAGTCCGAAGCCGGGCTGATCACCGGCCTGAGCTTCGCCGCCAACCTCGATCGCCGCGCCTCGCGCCTCACCCCCCTGGCCCCCGGCGTAATCGAAGGCTGGCAGACCGACGAAGAGGGCCGCCCCATCGCCGAGAGCGCCCCGGGTCAGCAGCGCCGCGTTAACCTCTGGAGCGGCCTGCTCTTCTTTGTGACGATGGCGCTCTTGCTGGAATCGGTGCTCGGCGCGCGCCGCAGCGTGCTGGTGCAGGTGGGCCGACGCATCCTGCGCGGCCGCCCCACCGACGCGTAACGCCTCCACTCCGACTCAAATCGGCGAAGGCGCCCCTCCGAGCGCCTCGGCGGTCTCAATCGCCTCCAACAAGGCCCCTGCACGCTCCACAAGCTCCACCAGGGCCTCCGACTGCTCGGCGAGCGGCAGACCCGGGCTAAGCGCCTCAAAGGCCTCCTCGACCTCTACAAGCATCCAGGCCAGGCCCGGATAATAGCGCTCCTGGGTCCGCCGAAGCTCCGTCACGCCCCGACTCCAGGCCGCCCAGATAAGCGTGGCCTCCTCCACCGGCGTGATATCGTTGGGGCGCTCCTCGCCGCCGGTAAGTGCATCGTCATCGTCACTGTCCGCGTCGTCATCGCCGTCGCTACCATCCTCGTCGTCATCATCACCGGCGTCCTCGCTGTCATCCTCCCCGGCACCGGAGCGATCGTCATCGTCGTCATCATCATCGTCATCGGCATCCTCGCGCCGGGTCACCACCTGGGCCGGCGCCCCCTGATCGGCCAGGGCCAGGCGGAGCGCCTCAAGTGCCAGAACCAGCGCGGAGGTCGAGGCCCAGGCATACCCCGCCGCATCGACGGCGACCTGCTCCGGCGTTGCCCCCCCGAGCTGCGCCAGGGCGCCGGCCGGCGTCATCCCCGCCACACCTCCCTGCCAGTCTCCGGCCATGTCCTCCTCGGTCGCGCCCTCGCCGGTCACGTCCATACCATCGGCAGCCGCCTCCGCGCCGGGCATCGGCGCGCCCGCCGCATCGTTCATCACCTCACCTTCCACCGGATCCACACCCGCCTCATCCCCGTAAAGAAGCTCGTCGACTTCGGCCTCCAGCTCCTCCTCAAGCTCAGCGGCCAGCGCATCCTCTTCCAGAAGCGCCTCTTCCTCAGTCAACGCCTCTTCCTCGGCCAACGCCTCATCCTCCAGCGCAATACCGCGCTCGCCGGCGAGCTCTTCGAGCGTCTCCAGATCGTCGATCTCCTCCTCGTCGATCAGCTCTTGAAGCGCCTCCCTGCGCGCCTCATCCCCGCGCGTTTCGCCCTCCGACTCCGCTGACCCCGGGTCGTCAGAAGTCCCCGTAGAATCCGCCTCATCGCCATCTTCACCCTCCGCAACGTCTTCACCGTTATCGTTGAGGCGAGCGGGTTCCTGGTTGTCGACCTGGGCTTCGATGTCGGCGTTTTCGACGGCCCGGGTGAGCTGCGCGATGCGCTCCGGATCGGGCCCGGTCGAAAGCACCGCGCTGGGCTCTCCACTATCGGTGGGTTCTTGCTCGCCGGCGGCCGGCTCCATGGTCGACTCCCCGCGCTCGCGCGGAGACTCGCGCGCCGAGTCGGGATCTGTGGCGGCGGGCGCCTCTTCGGCCGCCGGCGGCGCCTCTTCACCCGGCATGGGCTGTGGCCCGGAGCCGTGGGGAAGCTCCTCGCGATCGCCCCAGGTCATCGTCACCCACACCAGCAAAAACGCCAGCACTGCGGCCGCGCCCCAGCGTATCCAGCGCTGGGTCTGAGGCGTTCGTCCTCGACGTACCATCGCGTACCTCCCGGCTCACCAGCGTTGCTCCAGAGGATCGGTTTCCTCTTAAAAGGTACGCACCGACACCTCGCATCGAGCGCTTGCCGGGGGATTGAGGGTGTCTACCATCCCCTCTCTCAAACACCGGAACGCCTCGCGCAAAGCGCCCTTCCCGGCCCTTCGCTCCTCGCGTTTCCGTTCTGTTTTTCGCCATCGATGGGGGCGCGCACGAAGTCTGTGGTGGTCGCGCCGGAGCTTTTTTAAAGCTCCGCCGACAAGCCTCATCTTCTGTCCTGTCACACCTCACGTTCAGGAGCCTCCATGCCGCGTCGCCTCGCCAGCCTCTCGCACACGTCTCACAGCCTGCCGCTGCACCGTCTGCTCACCCCGATCTTCTGCGCCCTCCTCATCTTCGGCGGCGCCTGCACCTGCGATGACGATGATCCCGATGACAACTCCAACCTCGACGCCGGTGATGTGGGCGACGCGGGCGACGTCGGCGACACAGATGACGCCGACGACGTCGACCCCCCGGACGGCGACGATGACGACGCCGACGCTAGCGATGACGCCGATGATGATGCCGACGATGCCGGTGATGTGGGCGACGACGAGGTCCCAATCCCCGCGGGTCAGGCGCGCATCCAGGTGATTCACGCCGCCGCCGACCCCGACGCCGCCTCAGTCGACGTCTACCTCAACGACACACTGCTCCTCGACGATTTTGAGTTTCGCACCACCACCCCCTTCGTCGATGTCGACGCCGGTGACGATCTGCAGGTCGCCATCGCTCCGGCCGACTCCACAAGCGTCGATGACGCGCTGACAACCTTCAGCGACGTCTCCCTCACACCCGACGAACGCACGATCATCGTGGTGGCCGGGGTGCTCGACTCTGAAGCGTTCAGCCCCAACCCCGATGGGGGCGACACGACCTTAAGCCTCTACACCTTCGCCGACGCCCGGGAGCGCTCCAACGACACGAACTTCGACCAGCTCGCCATCTTCCACGCCTCCAGCGATCAGCCCGCGGTGGCCCTGGCGCTCCCAGACGGAACCGAGATCCTCTCGCAGCTCGCCTATGGCGAGTTTGCCGAAAACTACCTCTCCGTCGCGCCGGGCGTGCTGGCCTTCGATCTTCTGCGAGCCTCCGACGGCCAGCGCCTGGGCTCCTTTCAAACCCCGCAGATGACCGGCGGGGAGGCCTTCGTAGTCGTGGCCACGGGCTTTGGCGACAGCGCCCAGAACCCCGACGCCGCCTTCGAACTCACCCTTTTTCCCTCGCGCTACGGTGGCGATCGCAGCGAAGGCGTGGCGCTCGATGAGGCCGCCCGCCTGCAGCTGATCCACAACGCCCCGGACCCCGACGCTGCCTCCGTCGATCTCTACCTCGACAACGAGCTCACCTACCCGGCGGTGGCCTTCCGCGAGGCAACCTCCTTCCGCACCATCGTCGCCGGCGAAGACCTCGAACTTCTGGCCACCGCCGAGGGCGACGCCAACACCGAAGTTCTCACCAGCACGATCAACCTGGGCAACGGACAGAGCGCGGTCGCAGTGATCGGCGGCGTCATCGACCCGGGCGCCTTCACCGCCAACCCCGACGGCGAAGACATCGCGCTGCGCGTCTTCCTCCACTCCGAGGCTCTGGAAGAGGCCCGCAGCCCCGACACCGTCGATCTTCTCTTCTTTCACGGCGTCCCAGACGCCCCCACCGTCGCAGTTGTCACCGACGCCGGCGAATCAGCGCAGATCCTGAGTGAGACCCTGACCTACGGAGACTTCGACGGCTACCTGAGCGTCGCCCCCGAGGACATCGTCGCGCAGATCACACCCGCCGGCGACACCACCACCGCGCTGGCCGGCTTTGAGCTGCCGCTCTCGCTGCTCGAAGGCGAAGCCCTCACCGTGCTCGCCAGCGGCCTGCTCACCACCGTCGATGAAGCCCGCAGCCTGGCCATCCTCGTGGTCAGCGCCGACGGCAACCTCACGGTGGTCACGCCTGTGGAGTAGGTTCGCAACCGTTGACCGCGTGCGCATCGGAACATGCCCGCGTGGTTTTTGCGGGCTCAAGAAACAAGCGCCCCGGGACGCGGAGCGTCCCGGGGCTGTCGTTGTACCCACCTGCCCTTCTGGCCTCTCAATGGGTCAGCGGCATCCACCCGGTCTCGGTGGGGATCTGGCTGACCTCCCAGTCTTCGAAGGACATCTCATTATCCTCAGCCTCACCGGCCTGCGACGCCATCACCTCCGCACAACTTCGGTCGTCCTCGCCAGCGGTCTCATCATCGGCGCATACCGCCAGCTGCACCCCGCCCAGGTTGCTGCGGTTCACCTCGTCGAGCGCGGCGTGATACTCCGGCCAGGTCAGCTGCTCCAGAAAACGCATATTCACAAGCACCCGCCGCATCTTATCCTGACGACTCGAGGGCAGATAACCGGCCTTGATCAACGCCCCGAAACGCGACGGCGCCGGAAGGATCGCCCCGAGCATCGCGCTCTGCGAGACGTTCAGCTCATCGGGGTTGCGCTCAAAATAGAAACGCGACGCCTCATACAGCCCGTGAACCCCGGGGCCCCAGTCCACCACGTTGATGTAGAGCTCCAGGATCTGCTCTTTGCTCAGCTCACTCTCCATGCGCCAGGTCAAAAAGGCCTCCTGGAGCTTACGCGAGATCGTGCGATCCCGGGTCAAAAAGAGGTTCTTTGCCAGCTGCTGCGTGATCGTGCTGCCGCCGCGCTCCAGCGCCCCTTCGCGCAGGTTATGCACCATCGCCATGCGCAACCCCACCCAGTCCAGCCCGGCGTGCTGCAGGAACGTGGCGTCTTCGGCCGAGAGCAGCGCCGAAGGCACATGCGCCGGCAAACGCCCGATACTCACCCACTGCTCCGGATCGATGTCGCGCGCCGGATGCGCATCCGAATCAAAAAATCCGCCGCTGGCTTGCTCCTCCGGCACCTCAACGCCGGCGGCCCGCATCGCGTCCCAGCGCAGCGAATCTTCAACCTCCACATCGCCCGAAAAACTCACATCGAGCACCAGGCTATCCGGAAATGCGCTGTGTCCCGAGGTGCCAAGCTCCACCCCGAAGCGCCCCTGCATCTGCGTATTGGCCAACACCCCGCTCATCGCCTCGGGAAGCTCCGAGAGCACCTGGCTGGCATCCAGATCTTCGCCGGAGAGCGACCACCCGAACGAGAAACCTTTGCCGGCATCAATCACATGCCCCGACCAGCGCACCTCATCGAGCGCGCCCAACTTCAAGCGCCCCTCACCCACACTCAGCGCACGTGCCCCGGCGTCAAAGGTCGCGCCCAGGCCAAGCTCCACCGCCTTAAACTTCAGCGTCTCTTCGGCCAAAAACGGCGCGCTGACATCGAACTCTTCCAGCACAAGCTCCCCGTTGAGGTCGGCGATGCGCTGCGCCAGGTCCACCTCACCATGGAGCGTCCCCTCCAACAACGCCCGCTCCACCCGCGACGAGCCGGGCACCGGCCAGGGCGTGGTGCCATCCCAGGCGAAGTCGTGGAACCAGGCGTTGATGCCCACCATCGCGCTGGGAAGATGCCACTGGGCCTCTACATTGAGGTGGCCGCCTTCATCGTCGAGCACCTCGGCCACAAGGCCGATACCTGGCACGTCAGCCCGGTAGCTCAGCTCCACGTCACGCAGCCCGTAGATCTTCTGCGCGCCCCGAACCCGCGCGCCCTCCGAACGCCAGATCAGGGTCGGACCGCGACGCTCTAACGTCGAAGCATCGGCCTCCAGCGCAACATCGGCCCCCTCAAAAAGTCGCGCACGCATCTCCTTGAGCGTCACGCGCTCGGGCATCTTCCCGGCCTTTACCTGCGCCAGCGCCTCCCCCAGATCCAACGCCACCGCCCCCACCTCCAACTCCCCGGCGGGAGCCTTCAGGAGCGATGCGACGTCGATCGCCTCGGTGCGCACCACCAGCTGCTCGCCATCGACCGCCGCCTCAAAAGGCTGCGCATCAATCTCACCCCGGGCATCCAGAAACGCAAAAGCGCGCGCCCCAACGTCGAGGCGCGCCGCACCCGCACCGAGCTCCACCGGCCACAACCCGCCCTCCAGCTCTACCGGTCCCCCCTCCCAGCTCACCTGCAGCATCGGCGCCAGAAAGCGCTCCGCTCCCCGCGCGTCGCCCGCCGCCGAAGCCTTCGGCTCGGCGTTGCGATCCTGTGACGTCTGTCTGGCAAGCGACGCATCAGCCTCATCTTCACCATCACGCACGCCGGTCGGCGCCCTACCACCCCACACCTCAAACGCCCCCACCCGTACCTCGCCCAACTTCGGCGAACGGGCGCGCAGCGTTTCGGACCAGTCCAGATACAGATCGACCTTATCGACCTGCGCCTCCACCCGACGCTCCCCCTGAGTCCTGGCGACCTGAACTTCATAGGCCCGCACGCCCGTCCAACCGGCCGGCCCCATCGCGCTGATACTCAGTTCCACCCCCTGCTGCTCCGCCAACTTCGCCACCCGAGGCGCAACAACGCGCTTGAGCACCGTCGGGCTGCGCAGCACCTCCGCGCCAAGCATAAGCCCCCCGAAGAGAAGCGCGCACACGAGCAGCCCCACCCCGATCGGACCGCCCCTACGACTTGCCACCCCCTGCCCGTCTTTCAAGCTCTTCGCCACGCTATGTTCGCTCTCTAACTCCCCGTTCATGCCCCGGTTATAGAGCATAGACAGGCGTGGCGTCCAAAAAATTGCCGCCGGGCGCATCTTCTAAGGCCGCGAAACATCTGGGCTTAGAGCTTGAAGTCCCGCGTCGAACCCGCCATACTTACAAAACGTCACGTCCAGACAGGGAGGGATCCCGGCGCTCTCGCCGCCGATCAACTCGCTGTCCGGCGCGACTGGCCGGCCTTGCTGTATGGGGAGCGCTTTGCCAGCGCTCCTCTCGCCACATCACACTGGGATTGGGTTTGAGAGAGCCACTCTCGCTCCGTGCACCTCTCTGCCCGCAGTACCGAGGTAACACGCATGGCCGACAAACGACTTAAAGCCGAAGCAACCTACGCTAAGAAGACCGATGCTGAGGTAAACACGTTTCGCAATGATCTACTTGCCGAGATGAATATAAAGAGTGTTGGCGGCTACGCCATCGTCGCCGAAGGAAACACCTGGATCGAGTTGGAAGGCGATGAGTTCGACGTCGACGACGTCTGCAACTACATCGACAACTACGGCATCTTCGCCACCTTCAACGTCGAAAGCGTCGTAACCATCACCTCGCGCAAGCTCACTGAGGCCTACCTCTATTACAAGAACCTCACGCCGATAACGTCGCTTCCCTGAGTCGAGTCAAAAGCCCCACGCGCTCAGGGGGCTGTGAGAAGGTTTGGCATTGCCTCTCGCAGCTCCTTGAGCCGCGCCCGGCGCCCCCATTCCTCTCCCGCATCTTCAGCCAGTGCGATGGCGCTTTCCACGAGCAGGCGCGCGTCGCCATCCCCATAAAAACGGGTATCCCGAATCAAGCGCAGCGCCTCCTCGGCAAGCTGCTGCACGCGCCCTTTATCACGCTCGTTGAGCGCGTTCACCAGGCAGCCCAACACCGCATAGAGCAAGAGCTGCGGGCGACGCTGCCGTCGAAAACTCACCGCCGCGCGCTCAAAGTACGAACGCGCCTCGTCGATGTTCTTCTCCATAAACAACATCAAGCCCAGATTCATCATCGCTACCATGCCGTTTTGCACGTTGACGCGGCTGCAATAATGAAGCGAGCGCTCCAGCGCGGCGCGAG
Proteins encoded:
- a CDS encoding DUF4397 domain-containing protein, whose protein sequence is MPRRLASLSHTSHSLPLHRLLTPIFCALLIFGGACTCDDDDPDDNSNLDAGDVGDAGDVGDTDDADDVDPPDGDDDDADASDDADDDADDAGDVGDDEVPIPAGQARIQVIHAAADPDAASVDVYLNDTLLLDDFEFRTTTPFVDVDAGDDLQVAIAPADSTSVDDALTTFSDVSLTPDERTIIVVAGVLDSEAFSPNPDGGDTTLSLYTFADARERSNDTNFDQLAIFHASSDQPAVALALPDGTEILSQLAYGEFAENYLSVAPGVLAFDLLRASDGQRLGSFQTPQMTGGEAFVVVATGFGDSAQNPDAAFELTLFPSRYGGDRSEGVALDEAARLQLIHNAPDPDAASVDLYLDNELTYPAVAFREATSFRTIVAGEDLELLATAEGDANTEVLTSTINLGNGQSAVAVIGGVIDPGAFTANPDGEDIALRVFLHSEALEEARSPDTVDLLFFHGVPDAPTVAVVTDAGESAQILSETLTYGDFDGYLSVAPEDIVAQITPAGDTTTALAGFELPLSLLEGEALTVLASGLLTTVDEARSLAILVVSADGNLTVVTPVE
- a CDS encoding biosynthetic peptidoglycan transglycosylase; the encoded protein is MAKSLKDGQGVASRRGGPIGVGLLVCALLFGGLMLGAEVLRSPTVLKRVVAPRVAKLAEQQGVELSISAMGPAGWTGVRAYEVQVARTQGERRVEAQVDKVDLYLDWSETLRARSPKLGEVRVGAFEVWGGRAPTGVRDGEDEADASLARQTSQDRNAEPKASAAGDARGAERFLAPMLQVSWEGGPVELEGGLWPVELGAGAARLDVGARAFAFLDARGEIDAQPFEAAVDGEQLVVRTEAIDVASLLKAPAGELEVGAVALDLGEALAQVKAGKMPERVTLKEMRARLFEGADVALEADASTLERRGPTLIWRSEGARVRGAQKIYGLRDVELSYRADVPGIGLVAEVLDDEGGHLNVEAQWHLPSAMVGINAWFHDFAWDGTTPWPVPGSSRVERALLEGTLHGEVDLAQRIADLNGELVLEEFDVSAPFLAEETLKFKAVELGLGATFDAGARALSVGEGRLKLGALDEVRWSGHVIDAGKGFSFGWSLSGEDLDASQVLSELPEAMSGVLANTQMQGRFGVELGTSGHSAFPDSLVLDVSFSGDVEVEDSLRWDAMRAAGVEVPEEQASGGFFDSDAHPARDIDPEQWVSIGRLPAHVPSALLSAEDATFLQHAGLDWVGLRMAMVHNLREGALERGGSTITQQLAKNLFLTRDRTISRKLQEAFLTWRMESELSKEQILELYINVVDWGPGVHGLYEASRFYFERNPDELNVSQSAMLGAILPAPSRFGALIKAGYLPSSRQDKMRRVLVNMRFLEQLTWPEYHAALDEVNRSNLGGVQLAVCADDETAGEDDRSCAEVMASQAGEAEDNEMSFEDWEVSQIPTETGWMPLTH